The Hymenobacter sp. 5317J-9 genome has a window encoding:
- a CDS encoding MarR family transcriptional regulator → MRIEDEIKQPIFRDEYQKAIINLVYTTGWLQLRQATAFKSFGLTLPQFNILRILRGQHPLPATVALLIDRMLDKTSNASRIVDRLEEKKLVTRTVCPANRRAVDIRITPAGLDLLQQIEDSGLLDNAIPKGFSEAEARQLNALLDKIRTEDGATPAVPSCE, encoded by the coding sequence ATGCGCATCGAAGACGAAATCAAGCAGCCCATTTTCCGCGACGAGTACCAGAAGGCCATCATCAATCTGGTGTACACCACCGGCTGGCTGCAGCTGCGCCAGGCCACGGCGTTCAAGTCGTTTGGCCTCACGCTGCCGCAGTTCAATATTCTGCGCATTTTGCGCGGCCAGCACCCGTTGCCCGCCACGGTAGCGCTGCTCATCGACCGCATGCTGGACAAGACCAGCAACGCCTCCCGCATCGTGGACCGGCTGGAAGAGAAAAAGCTTGTGACCCGCACCGTGTGCCCGGCCAACCGCCGCGCCGTCGACATCCGCATCACCCCGGCCGGCCTCGACTTGCTCCAGCAAATCGAAGATTCCGGCCTGCTCGATAACGCTATTCCCAAGGGTTTCAGCGAAGCCGAAGCCCGCCAGCTCAACGCGCTGCTCGATAAA